A single genomic interval of Mycolicibacterium sp. MU0053 harbors:
- a CDS encoding SDR family NAD(P)-dependent oxidoreductase gives MKLDGRCAIVTGAGSGMGRATARTLHEAGANVVLLDVIEEPLEKTAAELGEGAIALPTDVSDADQVETAVRIATERFGTVHAAVNCAGIPSMMKTVSKGIPHSLEVWQRVIDVNLTGVFNVIRFAAAQMVTNQPDPETTERGVLVNIASGAAWDGTRGTVAYAASKAGVVGMSMPIARDLAGEGIRCVSVVPGVFQTGMVGEISETVLTSLQESVLYPKRMGDPPEIGRLVEHIITNSYFNATCISLDAGLRARH, from the coding sequence ATGAAATTGGACGGCCGCTGCGCCATCGTGACCGGCGCCGGGTCCGGCATGGGCCGCGCCACCGCGCGAACCCTGCACGAGGCAGGCGCCAATGTGGTGCTGCTCGACGTCATCGAGGAGCCGCTGGAGAAGACGGCCGCCGAACTGGGCGAGGGAGCCATCGCGTTGCCCACCGATGTCAGTGACGCCGATCAGGTCGAGACGGCGGTGCGGATCGCCACCGAGCGGTTCGGCACCGTGCATGCCGCGGTCAACTGCGCGGGCATTCCGTCGATGATGAAAACGGTGTCCAAAGGCATCCCGCACAGCCTCGAGGTATGGCAGCGCGTGATCGACGTCAACCTCACCGGGGTGTTCAACGTGATCAGGTTCGCGGCCGCCCAGATGGTGACCAACCAGCCTGACCCGGAGACCACCGAGCGGGGTGTCTTGGTCAACATCGCCTCCGGTGCGGCCTGGGACGGCACCCGTGGCACCGTCGCCTACGCCGCCAGCAAGGCCGGTGTCGTCGGTATGTCCATGCCGATTGCCCGCGATCTTGCCGGCGAGGGGATCCGCTGCGTATCAGTGGTCCCCGGCGTGTTCCAGACCGGGATGGTCGGTGAGATCTCTGAGACGGTTTTGACCTCACTGCAGGAGTCGGTGCTCTATCCCAAGCGGATGGGCGATCCGCCGGAGATCGGTCGTCTGGTCGAGCACATCATCACCAATTCTTATTTCAACGCCACCTGCATCAGCTTGGATGCCGGGCTGCGCGCCCGCCACTAG
- a CDS encoding AMP-binding protein encodes MNTSPLGEFDILDSVLSAVVERWAAYDPDRVCIVQDDGLEVTYRELDQRASAVAAALRDRGVGAGDRVMTLVPNDVRAVYVMLGLSKIGAVEVPINPGLVGASLRHVLHDAAPKAAVIDARRRDAIEEALPEGNCGLIVEVLPECGMPATGPDVLDTIIASAGAAVRTSALGPDTASIMYTSGTTGLPKGAVLPHRATVRMGERTVRALRLTPDDTLITVLPLFHGGGKYMNVGACLLSGTRLVVVRKFSASNFWEQARRHRATVAHMVVSMAHFLLAQPESPEDRTNDITRALIVPAPQTMISAFAQRFDIPIFEMYGATEINIPILNSADGAVPHGSCGRPVEPYRVRIVDEYDRELPPGEVGELCISCEEPWAMSSGYWNQPEETLKVIRNFWFHTGDAGRVDENGYVYYVDRLKEMIRRRGENISPRTVEDAVNTITGVVECGAYPVPSEFGEDEIAVAVVSEPGRPPSLDEIATVCAESLPRFAIPRYVRFVDELPKTETAKVQKYKLRQQGLADAAELPQLTKQGAQQ; translated from the coding sequence GTGAACACGTCGCCGCTTGGGGAGTTCGACATCCTCGACTCGGTGCTGAGCGCGGTCGTCGAACGCTGGGCCGCCTACGACCCCGACCGGGTGTGCATTGTGCAGGACGACGGCCTCGAGGTCACCTACCGTGAGCTCGACCAGCGCGCCTCGGCGGTCGCCGCTGCGCTGCGTGACCGCGGGGTAGGCGCCGGCGACCGGGTGATGACGTTGGTTCCCAACGACGTTCGGGCCGTCTATGTGATGTTGGGGCTCAGCAAGATCGGTGCTGTCGAGGTGCCGATCAACCCGGGCCTGGTGGGCGCAAGCCTGCGTCACGTCCTACACGATGCCGCGCCCAAGGCGGCGGTCATCGACGCTCGACGGCGAGATGCCATCGAAGAAGCGCTGCCCGAAGGCAACTGCGGCCTGATCGTGGAGGTGCTGCCGGAATGCGGTATGCCGGCCACCGGTCCCGACGTGCTGGACACGATCATCGCGAGCGCCGGTGCGGCCGTGAGAACCTCGGCGTTGGGGCCGGACACCGCGTCGATCATGTACACGTCCGGTACCACCGGCCTGCCCAAGGGCGCGGTACTGCCGCATCGCGCCACGGTGCGCATGGGCGAGCGCACCGTGCGGGCACTGAGGCTGACACCGGACGACACCTTGATCACCGTGCTGCCGCTGTTCCACGGGGGCGGCAAGTACATGAACGTCGGCGCGTGCCTGCTGTCGGGCACCCGGCTGGTGGTGGTCCGCAAGTTCAGTGCGAGCAACTTCTGGGAGCAGGCCCGCCGGCACCGGGCGACCGTGGCGCACATGGTGGTGTCGATGGCGCATTTTCTACTTGCTCAACCAGAGTCGCCTGAAGATCGAACCAACGACATCACCCGGGCGTTGATCGTCCCGGCTCCGCAGACGATGATTTCAGCCTTCGCGCAACGGTTCGACATCCCGATCTTCGAGATGTACGGCGCCACCGAGATCAACATTCCGATCCTGAACTCGGCCGACGGCGCCGTACCCCACGGCTCCTGCGGCCGGCCGGTCGAGCCGTACCGGGTTCGCATCGTCGACGAGTACGACCGCGAACTGCCTCCCGGCGAGGTTGGCGAACTCTGCATCAGTTGCGAGGAGCCGTGGGCGATGTCCAGCGGCTACTGGAACCAACCCGAAGAGACTCTGAAGGTGATCCGTAACTTCTGGTTCCATACCGGAGACGCGGGCCGGGTCGACGAGAACGGATACGTCTACTACGTCGACCGGCTCAAGGAAATGATCCGTCGCCGCGGTGAGAACATCTCGCCACGCACCGTCGAGGATGCGGTCAACACGATCACCGGCGTGGTGGAATGCGGTGCCTACCCGGTGCCGTCAGAGTTCGGTGAGGACGAGATCGCCGTCGCGGTGGTCAGCGAGCCGGGCCGCCCGCCGAGCCTTGACGAGATCGCCACCGTCTGCGCGGAATCTTTGCCGCGCTTCGCGATACCACGCTACGTCCGCTTCGTCGACGAACTACCCAAGACCGAAACCGCCAAGGTCCAGAAATACAAACTGAGGCAGCAGGGCCTGGCTGATGCGGCGGAACTGCCGCAACTCACCAAACAAGGAGCACAACAATGA